ACCTGGCGTAGTTCTTTCAGAAACCAGTTAATAGCTGGATTGAACCAATACAAAATTTGAATCAGGCAGATAAAGCAGTTGATTAATATGTCCTTATGGCGGTAATGCTGCAATTCATGAAGGATTATAAATCTTAGATCACTTAAAGGGATTGCTTCTAAAGTATGTCTTGGGAGTAAAATACAAGGGTTGATTATGCCGACTATGCCAGGAGTATTTAAAGAAGCAATCTTTAAGGGTATCTTTTTATTAATTCCCATTTCTTTTAAACATTGTTCTAAAAGCTGGTTGATCGAAGCGTTTTGATTAGGAAGAGCGTATTTATTTAATAAATAAATTTTATAATTCGTATATCCGGCTTTAAAAAAGGTATAGATCATACCTAAAATCCATATGAGGAGTAATAGGTTGCCTATAAACTTCCAATTCATTTGAGACATACCTTCGGAATTATCAGAGAGTAAATTTAAATTATCCTCTGAAGCATTATGGCGCTCGCCTTGAAGCAGCCTTTCCTGGGACTCCCCGGATTCAAAATAAGACTCAAAAATATTCGCATTTGTATTATGCAGGGGAATAAAAGGAAGCAGCAGTGTAATCAGCATTACTAAGCCTAAATTGTAGTGAAATCCAGGCGATAAATATTTTTTAAATATATATACTAAGAAGTAAACAATGCCTATTATGCATGTGAGTATTATGTTGCATTTTATAAAGTTTATCGCAAACATATTTATTTCCCCCTTTCCTCTGGAGAGGTGAACAATTTTTTTAAAGCTTTTAACTGCTCATCTGAAATCTTTTCACTATGCATGTAATTGGCCATAAGTGCCGACAGATTACCATCAAAATACTGTCTGAGAAAAGTACTGCTTTTGTGTTCCAGATATTCCTTTTGAGTTATGAGGGGAGTATAAACGAAAACACGGCTTTCTTTGCTATATGTGATGGCTTTTTTCTTAACTAAACGATTTAATAGGGTATGAATTGTTTCTGGAGTCCAAGCTGTAGTGGCTAAAAGTTTTTCGGTCACATCATTGGTGTTAATCGGTGAATATTTCCATATGATCTTCATAACTTCGTATTCTGCATCTGATATTTTTGTCATATCCATTCCTCCATTTTTATTACGTCTGTAATATATTATATCTTTTTTCGTTTTGTCTGTCAAACGTGTCCCAGCTTCCAGATTATTCAATTAGAACCCCCAATTGTGCTTCACTCATGGAAAAAATGTTAAGGATATATTATCGTTATAAAAAACGTTATGGAGTGAATTAAATTATGGAGCACGAAAATCCTTTGGTAGGTATGCAATGGGGTATAGACATTTATCAATATATAAAAATGTGTCACACATTAGGTGAAAATCACTTTATAGGAATAAATGGACCAGCCGGAATCGGGAAAGGAAAATTAATAAAACAGATAAGCAAAGCAATTGGCCGGGAATTTATTTCTATAGATTATCCGGACTTTGATGGAAATACCAGTTTCCCGGATACATATGGAGATAAAAATAATGCTTTATTTTATATTGAAAATACGGCGGTAAAAAATGGTATGTATCCTAATACAGTTAGCCGTTTTATTAAAGCACTTAACATGACGGGGGATTTATCAGGTGCAATATTTGTATTTTCTTCCAATGCTATTCTCGGGACAAACACAGCGTTAAATGCTGAGTTCCGGGTGTTTCTTTATGGTTGTTTATCCATGCAGGAAAAAGTTTTGTATGCTAAAACTATTATTGAAAAGTGTCAAAAAAGGTGGAATTTAGAAAATGTA
The nucleotide sequence above comes from Lacrimispora sp. BS-2. Encoded proteins:
- a CDS encoding BlaI/MecI/CopY family transcriptional regulator, with product MNNLEAGTRLTDKTKKDIIYYRRNKNGGMDMTKISDAEYEVMKIIWKYSPINTNDVTEKLLATTAWTPETIHTLLNRLVKKKAITYSKESRVFVYTPLITQKEYLEHKSSTFLRQYFDGNLSALMANYMHSEKISDEQLKALKKLFTSPEERGK